The following coding sequences are from one Lycium ferocissimum isolate CSIRO_LF1 chromosome 3, AGI_CSIRO_Lferr_CH_V1, whole genome shotgun sequence window:
- the LOC132049043 gene encoding BTB/POZ domain-containing protein At5g48800-like, whose amino-acid sequence MERKLGTTQKQPFSPAGILDSIVCKNLEMCVEVLRQCENLLPLADELKIVGRCIDAVASKACVEQIASSFSRLEYSSSGRLHMSKQANCEDWWIEDLSALRIDLYQRVITAMKFRGVRPESIAASLVSYAQKELIQKPVSGSNVQEKLVVETIVSLMPVEKFVVPLSFLFGLLRSAVMLDCTAACRLDLERRIGSQLDIATLDDILIPSFRHAGDTLFDIDTVHRILVNFSQQEGDSDDEMEDVSVFESDSPTATPSQTALFKVSKLVDNYLAEIAPDANLKLNKFIAIAETLPAHARTVHDGLYRAIDVYLKAHQALSDPDKRRLCKLIDFQKLSQEAGAHAAQNERLPLQSIVQVLYFEQLRLRSALFCSYPDDDIKPMHQSWRINSGALSAAMSPKDNYASLRRENRELKLELARMRMRLNDLEKDHVCMKRDMQKSSSRRFMKSFSKRIGKKFNIFGHSSSRESTSPSRHSERTDSKNN is encoded by the exons ATGGAAAGAAA ATTGGGGACTACTCAAAAACAACCTTTTTCCCCGGCGGGAATTCTCGACAGCATTGTATGCAAGAATCTTGAAATGTGTGTTGAAGTCTTGAGGCAATGCGAAAACTTGCTTCCGCTTGCTGATGAGCTGAAAATCGTTGGTAGATGTATCGATGCTGTAGCGTCTAAAGCTTGTGTTGAGCAGATCGCTTCAAGTTTCTCGCGCTTGGAGTATAGTAGCTCCGGGAGGCTGCATATGAGTAAACAAGCCAATTGTGAAG ACTGGTGGATTGAGGATCTTTCAGCTCTTCGTATCGACTTGTACCAACGTGTCATAACAGCGATGAAGTTTCGCGGTGTTAGGCCCGAGAGCATTGCAGCATCACTAGTGAGCTATGCACAGAAGGAGCTGATACAAAAGCCCGTTTCTGGTTCGAATGTCCAGGAAAAACTAGTAGTTGAGACGATCGTTAGCCTGATGCCTGTTGAGAAATTCGTCGTTCCCTTGAGCTTTCTCTTTGGATTGTTGCGAAGCGCTGTGATGCTAGATTGCACAGCTGCTTGTAGGCTTGATCTCGAGAGGCGGATAGGATCTCAGTTGGATATAGCTACTCTGGATGATATTCTAATTCCTTCTTTTCGCCATGCTGGTGATACATTATTTGATATTGACACAGTGCACAGAATCTTGGTTAATTTCTCACAGCAGGAGGGCGATAGCGATGATGAGATGGAAGACGTATCAGTTTTTGAATCCGATAGCCCTACAGCTACGCCATCACAAACTGCATTGTTCAAGGTATCGAAGCTGGTTGACAATTACCTTGCTGAAATCGCACCTGATGCAAATCTGAAGCTGAACAAGTTCATTGCTATTGCAGAAACATTACCAGCACACGCGCGTACTGTCCACGATGGACTTTATCGGGCTATTGACGTTTACCTCAAA GCTCATCAGGCCTTATCAGATCCTGACAAGAGAAGGCTATGCAAactgattgattttcaaaagctCTCACAAGAAGCTGGAGCACACGCTGCACAAAATGAACGCCTACCTCTCCAATCGATAGTACAAGTTCTCTATTTCGAGCAATTAAGGCTTCGAAGCGCCTTGTTTTGCTCGTACCCTGATGATGACATTAAGCCAATGCACCAATCTTGGAGGATTAATAGTGGTGCTCTTAGTGCAGCAATGTCTCCAAAGGACAATTATGCTTCGTTGAGACGAGAAAACAGGGAGCTAAAACTTGAACTAGCGCGGATGAGGATGAGATTGAACGACTTGGAAAAAGACCATGTTTGCATGAAGAGAGATATGCAGAAATCTAGCTCGCGAAGATTCATGAAATCTTTCTCTAAAAGGATTGGTAAAAAGTTCAATATTTTCGGACATAGTTCTTCCAGGGAGTCTACTTCTCCCTCGAGGCATTCGGAAAGAACTGATTCTAAGAATAATTGA